One Gordonia zhaorongruii DNA segment encodes these proteins:
- a CDS encoding potassium channel family protein translates to MRKRLRRRQGGLVDEPDYALVGVVKIPGQEKSPGRAIGRRILFALLALLVCSIVVYLDRSGYRDAKGTPLSYLDALYYSAVTLSTTGYGDVTPVAESARLVNVVFITPLRVLFLIVLIGTTLEVLTERSRQAIKIQNWRNRVRNHTIVVGYGTKGRTAVDAVIADGGKPSEIVIVDNDPTALEQAAAHGLVTVRGDATKSDVLRLAGVQYAAALVIAASRDDTAVLATLTAREINPRAKIVASIREAENTHLMRQSGANSVVVSSETAGRLLGIATITPSVVEVVEDLLSPEEGYAIAEREVEPSETGGSPAHTKDLVLGVVREGKLYRVGDAAVEAIEVGDRLLYVRQGGPS, encoded by the coding sequence GTGCGTAAACGCTTGCGCCGCCGCCAGGGCGGACTCGTCGACGAACCCGACTACGCGCTGGTCGGCGTAGTCAAGATCCCGGGGCAGGAGAAGAGCCCGGGTCGCGCCATCGGCCGCCGGATCCTGTTCGCGCTCCTCGCGTTGCTCGTGTGCTCGATCGTCGTCTACCTGGATCGCAGTGGTTACCGGGACGCCAAGGGCACGCCGCTCTCGTACCTGGACGCGCTCTACTATTCGGCGGTCACCCTGTCGACGACCGGGTACGGCGACGTCACCCCGGTCGCCGAATCGGCTCGCCTGGTGAACGTCGTCTTCATCACGCCGCTTCGCGTGCTCTTCCTGATCGTCCTCATCGGGACGACGCTCGAAGTGCTCACCGAACGGTCACGGCAGGCCATCAAGATCCAGAACTGGAGGAACCGCGTGCGCAACCACACCATCGTCGTGGGTTACGGCACCAAGGGACGAACCGCGGTCGACGCCGTCATCGCCGACGGCGGCAAGCCGTCCGAGATCGTCATCGTCGACAACGACCCCACGGCGCTCGAGCAGGCGGCCGCGCATGGTCTGGTCACCGTGCGGGGCGACGCCACGAAGTCCGACGTGCTGCGTCTGGCCGGTGTCCAGTACGCGGCTGCCCTCGTCATCGCCGCGAGTCGCGACGACACCGCGGTACTCGCCACGCTGACCGCTCGCGAGATCAACCCGCGCGCGAAGATCGTCGCTTCGATCCGGGAAGCGGAGAACACGCACCTGATGCGTCAGTCCGGCGCCAACTCGGTGGTCGTGTCGTCAGAGACGGCAGGCCGGCTCCTCGGCATCGCAACCATCACTCCGTCGGTGGTGGAGGTGGTCGAGGATCTCCTCAGCCCCGAGGAGGGATATGCGATCGCCGAACGGGAGGTGGAGCCGTCCGAGACCGGCGGATCGCCCGCGCACACCAAGGATCTGGTCCTCGGCGTCGTGCGCGAGGGAAAGCTCTACCGGGTCGGTGACGCCGCGGTCGAGGCGATCGAGGTCGGCGACCGGCTGCTGTACGTCCGGCAGGGCGGACCGTCCTGA
- a CDS encoding ATP-dependent helicase — translation MTDHSPSGSRVGARSIAAALGLPPPTDEQVEVIEAPMEPMLVVAGAGAGKTETMASRVVWLVANQLVGPEEILGLTFTRKAASELAARIRRRLSMLAGSPALLEWDPSGVLASRLRSADTEVSTYHAYAGRLIADYGLLLPVEPTSTLLSETELWQLAFSVVASWPDDLTTTKVPSSVTEAVLRLYSEMAEHLVDTDDLWSAAQDLHDLVDTLPKGPGQRAEPSQKLRAYQSVIDERRELIPLVVALREAMTEQGALDFGSQMSLAARLVATHPEVVSAERAGIRAVLLDEYQDTGHSQRILLSKLFGGVQPTGTPSIAVTAVGDPIQSIYGWRGASAANLPRFALDFPRADGTGAQRRELLTSWRNCQSALHLANETSGELRRRGVPVSVLRARPDAPAGTVRLALTETVVDEREWIADRVEDYYRSAERDETAPPTTAVLVRRNEDSAPIAAELERRGIPAEVVGIGGLLHVPEIADIVATLRLMADPMAGTAAMRLLTGARWQLGAADIAALWRRARELAAGNTAPATGAVTTPGALGQALDAALPGEAVDSAGLCDAISDPGDAGRYSAAGHQRIVTFGKQLEGLRKRIGQPLPELVADVEQTIGVAVEAQIRARRMRGRVTGREHLDAFADYVTHYADRSGSTLPGLLAFLDTAEAVEKGLEAGRVEVAEERVQILTVHAAKGLEWDVVALPHVADRIFPSGKAETTWLGSARELPASLRGDLADEPGGEGYPPIDLAGLADRKELETAIEDHKAAINERRLDEDRRLLYVALTRAKHTLFVSAHHWSETGDKPRGGSPFYTEIAELVAAAAAGAGGAVDPAGFVIDADAPPPPSDAQNPLIQRQVAVEWPVDRLGERRAPMAAAADLVSAARTAHGLFAVGSDSGADSDDPEVAAWRAEVSVLLEERLQDRNPVVEVPMPGHLSVSQLVELDTDEAAFAARLRRPVPFRPNPLARRGTAFHAWVERRFGATRLLDMDELPGAADAAGGAADDDLDELREAFLASEWADRTPAEVEVGFETVIGDTVVRGRMDAVFRDGDGWLVIDWKTGAVPEPGKRASLFVQLAAYRVAWAQLANVELDRVRAAFHYVRHDHTLEPDDLPDADGLAELLETSPASVMK, via the coding sequence ATGACTGACCATTCGCCTTCGGGTTCGCGAGTCGGGGCGCGGTCGATCGCGGCAGCCCTGGGGCTGCCGCCGCCCACCGACGAGCAGGTGGAGGTCATCGAGGCTCCGATGGAGCCGATGCTCGTCGTCGCAGGCGCCGGAGCGGGGAAGACGGAGACGATGGCGTCTCGGGTCGTGTGGCTGGTGGCGAACCAGCTCGTCGGGCCCGAGGAGATCCTCGGCCTCACCTTCACGCGAAAGGCGGCGAGCGAACTGGCGGCCCGGATCCGAAGGCGGCTCTCGATGCTCGCAGGCAGCCCGGCACTGCTCGAGTGGGATCCGAGCGGAGTCCTCGCGAGCCGGTTGCGCAGCGCCGACACGGAGGTCAGCACATACCACGCCTACGCTGGACGGCTGATCGCCGATTACGGTCTGCTGCTGCCGGTCGAACCGACGTCGACCCTGCTCAGTGAGACCGAGCTGTGGCAACTCGCGTTCTCCGTCGTCGCGTCGTGGCCCGACGATCTCACCACGACCAAGGTGCCGTCGTCGGTCACCGAGGCGGTCCTGCGGCTCTACTCCGAGATGGCAGAACATCTCGTCGACACCGACGACCTGTGGTCGGCGGCCCAGGATCTCCACGACCTGGTCGACACCCTGCCCAAAGGGCCCGGGCAGCGGGCCGAGCCCAGTCAGAAGCTACGCGCCTACCAATCGGTCATCGACGAACGGCGCGAACTGATCCCGCTCGTCGTCGCGCTGCGGGAAGCGATGACCGAGCAGGGCGCACTCGACTTCGGCAGTCAGATGTCCCTGGCCGCCCGACTGGTCGCCACCCATCCGGAAGTGGTGAGCGCCGAGCGAGCCGGGATCCGCGCAGTCCTGCTCGACGAGTACCAGGACACCGGGCACTCGCAGCGGATTCTGCTGTCCAAGCTGTTCGGCGGAGTGCAGCCGACCGGTACGCCGTCGATCGCGGTGACCGCAGTCGGCGACCCGATCCAGTCGATCTACGGGTGGCGTGGCGCATCTGCGGCGAACCTTCCCCGATTCGCCCTCGACTTCCCGCGTGCGGACGGGACCGGGGCGCAGCGCCGGGAACTGCTCACCAGCTGGCGCAACTGTCAGAGTGCGCTTCATCTCGCCAACGAGACGTCCGGGGAGCTTCGGCGTCGCGGCGTGCCGGTCAGCGTGCTCCGCGCACGTCCCGATGCGCCCGCCGGCACAGTGCGGCTGGCGTTGACGGAGACGGTCGTCGATGAGCGCGAGTGGATCGCCGACCGGGTCGAGGACTACTACCGCTCGGCGGAACGTGACGAGACCGCACCGCCGACGACCGCAGTTCTGGTGCGCCGGAACGAGGACTCCGCGCCGATCGCCGCGGAGCTCGAGCGCCGCGGCATTCCGGCCGAGGTGGTCGGCATCGGCGGTCTGCTGCACGTTCCGGAGATCGCCGACATCGTCGCGACCCTGCGGCTGATGGCCGATCCGATGGCCGGGACCGCGGCGATGCGCCTGCTGACCGGGGCTCGGTGGCAGCTCGGCGCCGCCGACATCGCCGCGCTGTGGCGGCGTGCCCGCGAACTGGCGGCGGGCAACACGGCGCCGGCCACCGGAGCAGTCACGACGCCGGGCGCGCTCGGTCAGGCGCTCGACGCCGCACTGCCGGGGGAGGCGGTCGACTCGGCAGGGCTGTGCGACGCGATCTCCGATCCCGGGGACGCGGGCCGGTACAGCGCGGCGGGGCACCAGCGCATCGTCACGTTCGGCAAGCAACTCGAAGGCCTCCGCAAGCGGATCGGGCAGCCGCTGCCCGAGCTCGTCGCCGACGTGGAGCAGACCATCGGAGTGGCGGTCGAGGCGCAGATCCGCGCACGCCGGATGCGCGGCCGGGTGACCGGACGTGAGCACCTGGACGCGTTCGCCGATTACGTCACCCATTACGCCGACCGGTCCGGGTCCACGCTGCCGGGCCTGCTGGCCTTCCTCGACACTGCCGAAGCGGTGGAGAAGGGCCTAGAAGCGGGCCGGGTCGAGGTCGCCGAGGAGCGCGTGCAGATCCTCACCGTGCACGCCGCCAAGGGACTGGAATGGGATGTGGTGGCGCTCCCGCATGTCGCAGACCGGATCTTTCCGAGCGGGAAAGCCGAGACCACCTGGTTGGGGTCGGCACGTGAGCTGCCCGCATCGCTGCGCGGCGATCTGGCCGACGAACCCGGTGGCGAGGGCTATCCGCCGATCGATCTCGCCGGCCTCGCCGATCGAAAAGAACTCGAGACCGCGATCGAGGACCACAAGGCGGCGATCAACGAGCGGCGCCTCGACGAGGATCGCCGACTCCTGTACGTGGCGCTCACCCGCGCCAAGCACACGCTCTTCGTCTCCGCACATCACTGGTCGGAGACCGGCGACAAGCCGCGCGGCGGTTCGCCCTTCTACACCGAGATCGCCGAATTGGTCGCGGCCGCGGCGGCCGGTGCCGGGGGAGCGGTTGACCCTGCGGGATTCGTCATCGACGCGGACGCGCCGCCCCCGCCATCCGATGCGCAGAACCCGTTGATTCAGCGGCAGGTCGCCGTCGAATGGCCGGTGGATCGTCTCGGCGAGCGTCGTGCGCCGATGGCCGCGGCGGCCGATCTGGTGTCGGCGGCGCGAACCGCGCACGGATTGTTCGCCGTCGGCTCCGACTCCGGCGCGGACTCCGACGACCCGGAGGTCGCTGCCTGGCGCGCCGAGGTGTCCGTACTCCTCGAGGAGCGCTTGCAGGACCGGAATCCGGTGGTCGAGGTTCCGATGCCCGGACATCTGTCGGTGAGTCAGCTGGTGGAGCTCGACACCGATGAAGCGGCGTTCGCGGCACGCCTGCGCCGCCCGGTCCCGTTCCGGCCCAACCCGCTCGCTCGCCGCGGCACCGCGTTCCACGCGTGGGTGGAGCGACGGTTCGGCGCCACCCGGCTGCTGGACATGGATGAGCTGCCCGGTGCAGCCGACGCGGCAGGCGGGGCGGCGGACGACGACCTCGACGAGCTCCGCGAGGCGTTCCTGGCCTCCGAATGGGCGGATCGCACGCCGGCGGAGGTCGAGGTCGGTTTCGAGACCGTCATCGGCGATACCGTCGTGCGGGGCCGCATGGATGCCGTCTTCCGCGACGGCGACGGCTGGCTGGTGATCGACTGGAAGACCGGCGCCGTGCCGGAGCCGGGTAAACGCGCGTCGCTGTTCGTCCAGCTCGCCGCGTACCGGGTGGCCTGGGCGCAGCTGGCGAACGTGGAACTCGACCGGGTGCGCGCAGCATTTCACTACGTGCGGCACGATCACACGCTCGAACCCGACGATCTGCCCGACGCGGACGGACTGGCGGAACTGCTGGAGACCTCACCGGCATCGGTGATGAAGTAG